One Pieris brassicae chromosome 11, ilPieBrab1.1, whole genome shotgun sequence DNA window includes the following coding sequences:
- the LOC123716016 gene encoding protein ANTAGONIST OF LIKE HETEROCHROMATIN PROTEIN 1-like, producing MDFDKELLMELFLDDNVSNINRLIVAAANVINENNENISSMNEIIMKEDANQIIKTETREFVRRSLSYRSKNFYEDIVVKYTDEDYAEKFKMKKTTIQALINHLREYIKPCSSVIPLDKKVHIFLWLLTSDSSYSDVAELFGMHKSSVSYIFHELATLLSEQKYHFINWPSLEEQHVTRIKVNSRFGFPNCVGFIDACRLRVRSKTNQKGKPEIILLQAVCDETLMFFDIHIGQIGSTHKNRVYRESQLAHEMKNFIDFDNHILGNSEYKLKKNLITPFTSDIPLTSEETKFNEIHWKASTYIGHAFEILKDRFKKLNSIDINKTDAINTLICAACVLHNFVLLHEGSNYLKEEAVINNDGVTIDPNLVKTAAEKRKFLCSYINYMDGA from the exons ATGGATTTTGATAAAGAACTTTTGATGGAGCTGTTTCTGGATGATAATGTGTCAAATATAAACAGATTGATCGTAGCTGCTGCCAATGTTATTAACGAAAATAACGAAAATATTTCTAGtatgaatgaaataattatgaaagaagatgctaatcaaataataaagacTGAAACCAGAGAATTTGTTAGGCGTTCACTTTCTTATAGGagtaaaaacttttatgaaGATATAGTAGTTAAGTATACTGATGAAGATTATGCTGAAAAATTCAAGATGAAAAAGACTACTATACAG GCCCTAATCAATCACCTTCGagaatatataaaaccttGCTCATCAGTTATACCATTGGATAAGAAAgttcacatatttttatggCTTCTCACATCTGATTCTTCTTATAGTGATGTTGCTGAATTATTTGGCATGCACAAATCATCTGTAAGCTATATCTTTCATGAACTTGCCACTCTGCTATCTGAACAAAAATATCACTTTATAAATTGGCCTTCTTTGGAAGAACAGCATGTGACTAGGATCAAAGTAAATAGTAGATTTGGTTTTCCCAATTGTGTTGGCTTCATAGATGCTTGTCGCCTACGAGTCAGGTCAAAAACCAATCAGAAGGGCAAACCAGAAATCATACTTTTACAAGCAGTATGTGATGAAACACTTATGTTTTTTGATATCCATATAGGACAGATTGGAAGTACACATAAGAATAGGGTGTATAGAGAAAGCCAGTTGGCTcatgaaatgaaaaattttattgattttgacAACCACATATTGGGAAATTCAGAGTACaagctaaaaaaaaatttgattaCTCCCTTCACAAGTGATATTCCACTGACAAGTGAAGAAACAAAATTCAATGAAATACACTGGAAAGCTAGCACATATATTGGACATGCCTTTGAGATACTTAAGGATAGATTCAAGAAACTAAATTCCATTGACATAAACAAGACAGATGCTATAAATACCTTGATTTGTGCAGCATGTGTATTACATAACTTTGTATTATTACATGAAGGTAGTAACTACTTAAAGGAAGAGGCAGTCATTAATAATGATGGTGTCACCATAGATCCAAATTTAGTTAAGACAGCTGCAGAAAAGCGTAAATTTCTatgtagttatattaattacatggATGGTGCatag